aatttagtgattttaaACCTAATTTACCTATGTTTGAGATTTGGTTCAATGCACCCAAGGATAGTATTTTACAGCTGACAACATGAGGTTTGATTAAGGAAACAACTATAATGTGAATAGTTTGTTGCTTTGGTCATCAATTTATTGGATTTAGTAAGGATAGGGACAAGTAGGGAGATTTCTTAGAAAGGAAGCACTTAAAAAGTTCTGTACATCAAAGTGAACCAATGAGAGTAGGAGTTTGATATCATTGGGGGCAGCAGCTTTTGGATAGTGCATGTGACTTCTCGTATATGTCTGACTAAAAACGTTGAATGCCAATAAAACAAGAAACAATTTGCTTTGTTTGTAACTTGCAACTTCGATTCCTCTGCACCATCAAATGCCTATTGTCATACATTTGTTGGATTTTATGATATCGTACTTCATTACAAAGCAACTGATGTATTGATAgtgtataaattttatgtattattaataaataatggtaTCACATTtcgttattaaattaaataaataatatagaggatgtaaaattaaatattaataaacattatttataattattataaataaatattaataattatcgGATTTAAGGTtataagtttagggtttaaaatttaagagtttAGAATcttaggttttgggtttagaaTTTAGAGTTTTAGCATTTATTTATGatggattattatttaattatgttcaattaaaattattaatatttattttaaatctccgctattttttattttatttaatgatgaaGAGTTGTGTTATTATTCAGCGGTAGTGCATTAAATTTAAGCATCGACAGTGCATCGAATATTCTCTTGGATggaaaatgttttgttttaggGTTAATAATACGAATGTATCTGAACTTTGCAAATTGTACCTATTTtgtacttaaatattttttggacCTAATTGGtgcctaaacttaaaaattgtaAGCCAACTTGGTACTATGTTTTAATCACGTGTCAAAATGTGAGGTTGCCACGTATCACCATGCTATTGGTTATTAGTGCCACGCCAACATATTTTAACAGTGTTAGTCGGGTACCTAAAAAAGTACCAAGTTGACTTACGGTTTCCAAGTTTACGTATGAGTTAAgtccaaaaaaaaagtttaggtaaagTTCAGGTACCtccacacacacacatatatatatattaacccttTCTTTTACTATCTTTCTATACTTATATTATGTAATTGACTAAGCTGATGCCATGAGTCAAACGGGCATCTAATTGAGTTGGATAATgatgaaaacatatttattttgcgaagtaaattatattattttgaggatatttttgtcattttatatcttttattgaaaaatagaaaaaatatacatacaaaataatatttgaaccCAAATGTCTATAGTTttcaacatttataatttacataaatatgcTTTTCACCCACAACGTGGGTGTGCCATAATCTAGTTATATATTAACATTTCGATTAAGTTGGTGTCACTTATCAACCTAGTCCCAACTCAGTATGAAATTGTCAAAAGGTTATTCCTCTTGCAAATCAACTAACATTATTTTGAGGATATTTggctttttatattttgacaattctagaaaaataaatacaaacaatgAGAATTATGAGATTTGAACTCAAAGCATCATAATCTTCACTAAattaactttaccatttcaatcaaaatcacatttagtttttatatcaatttttttataaaattgttacaATAATGCTTTCACCGTATGTGTGCcataatctaattttaaatataaataatagtattaataatttacaactaattattttatgatatctatttatactattattaacTCTCTAAATGAGTTTGGATTCCGTAGTGAAAGTATcgaaatcaaattataaaataaataatatattattaggaTTATTGTAACACCTCATACCCAGTCTGATCGTCGAACTTGAGCTAAGGAATGTCACATTAGCCACTAAAGTGACTATCCATTAACACCCAACCTATCATCCATCACACCTCaatataaaacatgtaatatATGTTTAAGATATTTTCATGCAGCGAAATATCATATAGTTACTTACTtcaaaacacttaaccaaatCTTATTTAGTCACAGTTCGCAAACAAATAAGGGTTCACATGCATAATAAGTAAGAGTTCGCTTATACACAAGCAAAGTTTCACATAAAGGTCCACCTACTGTCTACTAGGGGTTTGCTTGTCTAGGCTTTGATACAAGATGGGTGGAACTTATTATGCATTGCATATTGTTGGTTTCGTACTCTGTAATGGTTAATGGTGAGGCCAATGAAGTATTTATTCCTAGTAGAGGATTACGGCAAGGAGATCCTCTGAGttcgtatttatttttaatatgtacAGAGGGTTTTTCACCTTACTAAAGATTGCAAAGTAGGATGGCATAATGAACGGAGTAAGGGTGTGTAGAGGGAGTCCATTAGTGACGCATCTTTTCTTTGCCGATGACAGTATTGTTTTTGGTGAGGCTACAAAAGGGGAGGCCAGGTGATTAAAGATATTCTTGTAAAGTGTGGAATGGCTTCGGGTCAGAAAATTAATTTGGATAAGTCTGTCATTTTCTTTAGCTCGAATTTGGAGGATCATGGTTGCAATCAGATTGTGAACAATTTAGGGGTGCAAAGATCTTTCAACATGGAACAATATTTCGGATTACCAACTCTAATAGGTCGAAGTAAGAAAGAAGCTTTTTCACAGATTTGCAATAAGATGAGACGAAAGATTGATAATTGGAGTATTCGTTTTCTTTCGCAGGGAGGAAAGGAGATTTTTCATAAAGGTTGTGTTTCAAGCTTTACCCACTTACTCTATGTCTTGTTTTCTTCTACCCAAAACCCTTTGCCATGATGTTGAACAAATCTTAAATCGATTTTGGTGgcagaaaattgaaaattatagaGGGATGCATTGGAGTCGATGGGCTGATTTGTGTAAATCGAAGGATGGAGGGGGTATGGGGCTTCATGATTTATGCAAGTTTAATATTGCCTTGCTTGCGAAGCAAGGGTGgcattttttagttaaatatgatATGTTGGCTGctcatatttttaaatccaaataCTATCCTAGTATTACCTTTTGGAATGTTCAGTTGGGAACTGGCCCATCATATGTGTGGAGAAGCATTTTCGTAGCAAGAAAACTTATGGAGAACGAAGTGGGTTGGAGTGTGGGCTCTGGTATGAACATATCGATCTGGAGGGATAGTTGGCTTCCTAGTTGGGCTGGAGGAAGAATACAGAATACTTTGGTTAATAATTCTATTAACAAGGTAGCATATCTTATAGACACAAACACAAAAACATGGAATATGGAGTTAATTACCAGCGTGTTTAATGTAAAAGACGCTGTAGCAATTAAATGCATCCTGCTATCTCATTCAATTGATGAAGCTAGGCTTACTTGGAAAGATGACaaatgtaacctcccaaacccggcctagacgttatggctagattaagaaggctacattagccaccgaaatggctaaactaacttacgttacttttgaagactttaaataaactcattttagagaaaatcatagttgtactttgagttagcttaaaagcattcattcattaggttgtgcatgcttaggattcattttattgttgacagtgttgttttgaaaaaactgtttgcttgtcgctcttcttttttaaaaaaacttaaagttaaactaatgcagcgaaaaaaccatttttcaagtcattttggaaaattagttgccttattgatttgtttttcaaaaacagttcctttgcaatgtagtagaaactagggaacaatatcaaattttccttaagcctaatatcatgcattatttgattattatgcttgagtaatccatgtatgcaaaaatccccaaaagaaaagttaccaagccacagaccataaataattaaaaattacaagccaaaactaataaagacttaataatacttaattaaaaagtaataattcGAGGTTCAAGTTTATTTTTTGAGTGCCGAGTCCGATcctaattttaaggtttagctgaaaagttaaacactattgggggttagcttatgaaaagctcagtgtgagccaaataattatttaaacgggcaaaaaaatcaaatacagtgaaacatattagcattaacagaAGAAAACAGAACTATCATAGGTATTTCAtgtcattacatagccattatcaaattgatgtcaaacggtgtatggGCATAGGTCATCATtattcgagtaacaatcattaatttcaataccattcaatacaaaaaaaaaatacaatgcgtagcataaatcaataacattcgaatatgtcGTGTACATGATGCAATgaaaaaaggttcctacccataccatctactacacaccacgagttccccagaacctgTTAAAACCACCAAATAAACAATAATGCAGAAAATTTGTTGGATATCAAATAGTGCGATACAATcgccaataacatataatatgcgaTAAAATCACCAATCCCCTCGGTACTCcaggtgcagtgcactgactacgaataatACGGACTTAATATTCCGTCGGTACTCCACAGATTTGCTCcatcaaccacaaaatcccaacccaatgcatatgcaatatgtcacacaatctcatacataatcatatctcaatacttttcacattcatttgacatgctcatcatgtcctcaataatcacatactttcagtaaatggaaacagtgttctaatctttcaaattaccattgtgttggtatcaatccatatcgttcaatttcacatactttacggattttcattgtgcataaataacacCCTTTTCaatacacaatataacaaatatctcacgcgtttaaatcatatataagtttaatatctcaacacattatatcattcagtcaaacattctcataactcataactcaaatatgcaattacaaactcaatcaagtatccatactatcaaactagcaattttgccaacatgtcaatcttttaaggctcgaaacatacctggtccggccactcacaaaatcaataatttggctattaagacaatccaatcagcaagctaatttatcatatataacatgatatttaacattttcaaacaattttatgagtttggGACCCACACATTATTTTTTGCTTCCTTgcagcacactagcgaatcttccaattttccttaataattccttaaacgaacctaaaccaaaattcagtatgaattcaatcaatttacaattaaaccAGCCCCCAAACAACCAtttatgagttcaaaccaatctttgaaattataactattttatgaatccaaactagttagattccttacactgtatcgaTGCAAACCGTACGCGTATAATCATTCTTCGCCTTTACGGATGGTTTGGGGCatttgggtcagcacctaattcaataatatactggaaaatcagtagctaattaatgattaaattccttcatttaatcaaatcataacCTCTACCCAACAACTgtgtcgaaataacaaactagttacccttaattgcacttacgccTCATGATTTGTGGGATCCGAATGGCTGATCGGTCAAGAATgtttttccctaattgaaatgggtttaaaagctgattaggagggttcaataaatcaaattaatgcTGGAAAAATATAAGCAAGAATCAAGACACAAAACAaccccctttcttgcacataggcgcacgcaccaccacccatggtggccaaaattggggttgaattttaaaacggtTTGAGGTCtcattaaattttggaaaaatacctttgaaatcatttaaaatcccccaaattccagttctagaaatttaggtttttaatggataattttaattaagaaatttaataaagaagAGACCTTACCCAAGTTAGTCGAGAGAAACGACAAATACACTTTCTTGACAATGTTTCggattgatcttggagttcaagattttagatttggggctaattttaatgaggaaaaatgacagcaatatggtggagaatatgttaacaaatcttgtggcaaaaagaaaaaggaaaaacaaaagtgAAAGAGACggtaaaactaggtgtaggcaacgacaacaatggaggaaagaaaaaaaaattaaaatcaaagagaatgaGAGGAACGACTAGGGCAATGAGGAGGAGAATTAAAGGTtgattattagtaaaaaaaaataatctttATACCTAGGTTAACTAGGCTTGGATAAGCCACACATTAAAATAAGgggtttttgtaaaaaaattaaattatttacatgGAAAGGGAATTGAAGTTAGGACCTTAAGGTTAAAATCACTAAtgtttaaccatcaaaccaataactcattcttgatataatttgaaatatttattttaaaaaattaaggcatgattactctctctcgattcacaaaccCAATTCTACTAACCCCCGATTTTTTGGATGTTACAACAACTCAGGAGAGTATTTTGTTAGGAGTGGATACAAGACTCTCAACAAACAAACTGACCCTAATGCTACTGCTCAAAACATGATCGCACTTTACAAAAAGCTATGGGTTTTAAACATCCCTTCAAAGATTAAGATTGCTACATGAAAATTCTTAAACAATTTTATCCCTAAAGCCTACAACCTTTACAATCGaagaattttctcttctcctatctaggggtgagcaaaactcgattcgactcgaaaaaatcgaaaaaaattcgaattttgagttaaacgaatcgagttattcgagttaatcgagttattcggatcaactcaaatttttttacaaatttcgagttcgaatcgagttgagttttcgaattcgaataactcgaataattcgaatatcaaactataatattttacatttttaccccaaactcccaaacctttttacttttccctcaaaacttttactccttcccacttttcccccaaaacttttactcccctcccctcccaaccccccaatctacccaaaatccatttcccaccaaaaatttactctcccatttactttttctcaaaattttactcccaaaacccctcaaaaccttttattttccccccaaatttttactccctcccacttttcccctaaaacttttattcccttcccattccacctctcatctaccccaaaccctccccctccaatttttttaatattttcctccaaaattttacttcccctatttacttttctcaaacttttattccccaaaactttttattttcctcctaaacttttacttctcaccctttactctcaaataaaaaatcaaaattatccaaaaaaaaatcactaaacataaatagtaataattttatttatatctactatttatattattaaattaaatttcacattttatattatttatattattgaattattgaattattaattatgccataaatattcgtgttaaaattttatattggtatcaatttcacattttattttaaaataacttttattaaaaatcatatttttacatttaatatatttttaattccaaaatacatagtgacaagaatttgaagataattgaaataactaagcaagcaaataagctaaccagtatataaaaaattaataaataaattatgaggtgatgaaagttaataaaaaattttattacgatgggtgacagtggttacaaggacccaaaattattttttaaaatttaactcgaacaaatatattcaattcgattcgattcgaattccatctcactcgactcgattcgagaaaacttcaaataaagttaggatgataaaacgagattcgaaaacttgattaactcgaaaattttttatttgattcgatcgaatgctcacccgtACTCCTATCTGTCTACGATTTGGATTGCTGCCAGAATCTATGCTACATGTAATGACAGTTTGTGGTCCTGCAGTAGAGGTATGGAACAAATTGGGACTTAGTTGGGTATTAACCCCTCAGTATGATAATTTTTGGGATtggtttgaatatattttacaGAAGAATTGTTATATTACCTATggtagaataataataatgctaTGGTCCCTTTGGTTTGCTTGCAATAAATTTTTCATGGAAAGAAAAAGGCAAACATTTCAAGatatcaattcaaaaattcagTGTTTCATGCAAGCGATAGAGCTTGTGAACATGAAGTTATTGGATAAACAAGACCTACTACAATGAAATGGTTTCCCCCGAACGATTTGAAAGtaaaagttaattttgatgCGGCGTTCAAACCTCAAAATCGTGAATCATGTTTGGGGTTTGTAATCCAGGATAATTAGGTGTTAGTCATGGGAAATAGAGTGGTGGTAAACAACCATGTAGTGGATGCTTTCTTGGCGGAAGCCTTAACATGTCTCCAAGTGCTGGATTTTTCGATAAAAATGGGTTTTCAGGAGGTGGTAATGGAGGGGGATTCAAGAACAATCGTAGTAAAGATCCAAAAAAGGACTTGAGATAGATTTGAGATTGGGACCTATATTGAGGAAATTAAAATGAAGGCCCTAGTTTtcaattctatttcttttcaacACAAAAATCGGGAATCAAATGCAGTTGCTCATAAGCTTGCACAAATAGGTTTCAACTTTGAAAGTCCTTAACTTTGGGTAGAGAACGTACCTGGAGAAGCGACGGATCTGGTAGAACGGGACCAACGGTGGATGTTTGATTCTAGTTTATCTGCAGCAGCGTATTTATCTATCAGAAGAACGAAATTTTGTAGAAAGACAATTGATGCTAAGTTTTGTTCTCAGGGGAAGCTAGATGGGTTTTCTTTGTTGTGTTTTGAATCACCCTTCCGTTTTGATCGAGgctcttcatttatttttcttgtctttAAGAGTTATGCTTTTCATgtgttaattttgttgtttatagtTGGATCTCCACATGTGGCTGTGAGAATGCTAGGTGTGGAAgggtgtttttgttttgttttaatattacaaTAAGAAGCCTTGATATTTTACTCAAAAGGAATTCATTTACATAATTGcacaaatcaaaattcatgtatcaaattacacatttatatatataaaaaactaagTTTATATGAGgattactaataaaaaaacGGAATACTATCATAcaaaatatttacttatttattgtGTCTAAGATTTACTTAAAGTGGAATATTAGCTTTGGTATGATATTAGTATGACATAGGTTCAAATTATGTCATTCCCTTTCTCCTTTGTAtcgtaataataaaaatatttatattttaagatgaaataaaataaaataaaattattttatgagtCTAAAATAATGGATAATCCTAATATACTTCTTTTATGAATTTATCTGatcttaaaattcatatttattaactaataataatttaaaattctactttctttcttaattttatttttaaaaaaatattttggtaaaacaTCTTTTCACCtctcaatttgaaatttagcaAATTGGTACATTccaaaatttaatccttatagaTGTCAAAAGTGAGCAACAATGTACAATTTATCaggataataatattttctatcaattacacatgattttgattgatataataataaaatatgtaaatattgaaggGTAAATTTGTTagtatatcaattaaaattatgcaCAATTGGTCgagatattaattatttgattaattgtttttaattgttattttcaaaattattttttttgaaaggtaataatttacttaattttaaaaatcttttaaaaaaaagaaaattgttttcaaataaagaaaatcatatATTTGAACTTGAGAAAAATAGGTTGccttaaaaaatactttttgaaaaaataaaataaaatcatggtGGTGAAGCCCTGAAACCGGCCACGAGGGATGAGAAAGGGAGTGGTCAAACAGAAATGACCACTTAATTTCCTATTCTCTGATAACCTCTCTTTCTcaatctatctatctatctatctatctatcaaTTCATCTTCagaaaacttattttgattcaatttagaTATCGtgaacaaacaaaaatttgtGGAAATGAGCAGCCAGACGGTGCCTCCGGCGTCAACAACCCGCCGGGATTCTCAAAAAAGAAGATCAAATAGCACTAAGAAGTCTCATTCCTTCAACCATGCCAAGCCCATGTCTCCTTCGttagtttcctttttttttttttcttatctgttaatattattacattttgaaGTATGAATTTACCCAATGACcttgtttcattttgttagtTCCATCCCTGGTGAGAGGACGGTGAAAAAGCTGAGGTTATCCAAAGCCCTCACCATCCCGGAAGGAACCACCGTGTCTGAGGCTTGTAGGCGGATGGCAGCCCGTCGTGTCAATGCTGTGTTGCTCACCGATTCTAATGCCTTACTCTCCGGGATCGTTACTGACAAGgtactttttttccttctttattttGCTTGCCTCATTGTTTTTTTATAAccatgttaatatatatatatatatatatatatatatatatatatatatgtatcatcGCCAGGACGTTGCCACTAGAGTAATAGGGGAAGGGTTGAAGCCAGAGCAGACAGTTGTATCTAAGATCATGACGCCTAGTCCAATTTTTGTTTCGGCAGACTCTTTGGCCATTGAGGCACTTCAGAAGATGGTTCAAGGTAGTTGAGTATGTTATGTTCGGCACATAAcccaattgtttttttaaaatatttttttagaaataattggTTATATTCCAATGGTGTTGGACGAAAAAACCTGttatattgttgattttttaCGGTATTTGGAAGGAACTTTGATatgtttgtaaagtttaatgGTGATTGTATGTTCATGTGCTGAAGCTCGTTCGTAGCTAATTGCATGTGAGAAAGATACAAGACAAAACCAAGATTTGTTGTcgaatttatattttcatgcaGTGTCTTGTTATAGCTGGCTTGACGGGTTAGGTTGGGAATTATCTGTTACCATCAAACGTTAGGCTTTGATTTAACCCTTGACAGAAGTGGATGTTTTATATAATGGGCAGAACTTGAGGTGACTGTTGGgatttagtaaatttattattattttctgatAAGTATTTTTGTCATAGCCTTCAATTATAAGTAAGTCTTACAGTTTTAAGGAGTCCTTAACAATCACTTTGTAAGGTTTTATGTTGTCCATGGTCGTTTGTTAATTTCACTTTGTCAGGGAACTACTGTAGAATTTCTCTAATTAATGGTAGAACTGCGAATCATTGACTTGATACATGCCACAGTTGCACTAAGgtttattacaaatttacaatagCAGAATCGTTATTAAACTTTTAGTGCTAGTGTACACACATGTAAGTCATCTCATTCAATGGTTCTTTGACAGGAAAATTCAGGCATCTCCCTGTTGTGGAAAATGGTGAAGTCATTGCCATGTTGGATATTACAAAATGCCTTTATGATGCTATCTCAAGAATGGAGAAGGCTGTTGAGCAAGGAAATGCAATTGCCTCTTCAGTGGACCAAAATGGAAGTAAAGGTTCTGGTTggttaatttgttttctttgggATTGAAGGCTATAACATTCTAATGATTCAATGCTACTGCATGCATATATTTGAGAAGCTCTTCATATTGTCTCTGTTGTTCCAGCAATATTTATCTTCTGGAGAAAATAGAGAATAGAGAGGGAGAGAGGAAGGAGTGATTGGAAGAAAGAGACATGTAATTCAATGAGATTTTGTGCTTTTAGATGTGATATCAACAGTAATGCTGAGAAGATGATGTGGTGAAAGTAGATAACTAATAAACAGGTCTTGGGTAGTTGGTTTTAaccccttttcttttctcatgAACTAAAATTGGTTAAGAGCATGTAAGGTACCTTTatgaaaagttatggccttcTATGTGCATGGATAAAATAGTGCTTATCCTAGTTGTTTAAGGCCTTTGGTGAAatcatttatctattttttttttctgaggGGGTTTTGGGTCGAACAACAGTACACTTCTTCTATTTTCAGTGTAGAGACAAGTCTTGACTTGTCAGAAATCCTGTGTTTGACATCCGTCTCTATTGTCACAACAATTGTGTCCATGTTTGTAATATAACATTCATAGGATTTACCTTTTGAGTGAGgaaattatttgttaaagttTTGTAGGTATCATACTGAATAGCAGTTTGTTGGTATTCCTAATTTATATATCAAGAGAGAAGGGCATGATTTAAATCgttcaaattaaaacttttataatttcagTTTCCTTGCTATTATATTTCTTTATACTTATAGAGATTAAGGAAGGTTCATATTTATTAGCAATATATCTTTGAACAAGACATGTGATCAAGCATATAGATTACTGCTCTTACCATACAGACTGAAACCTGTGATTTCTTGGTTgacattttgttttgtttgtcaTGTTCTTTTCAGCATCACATGCCTTCATGGAAACTTTGAGGGAGCGGATGTTCAAGCCATCCTTGTCTAGTATCATTGCTGAAAATTCAGAGTAACTTTTTATCTCAGCTGTCTGATGTGTCGAAATGCAATTTTCTATTAGTCATgctctttttattattttctttaccaGCCTTTGTACCTTCTTCCTTTTTCAGTGTTGCAGTTGTTTCATCATCAGACCCTGTCTGTGTTGCTGCAAAAAAGATGAGGGACTTGCGGGTTAATTCAGTTGTTACAGTTACAGGGAACAAAATTCAGGGGATACTAACGTAACACCTTCTTACTCTTTACAATACTTTCATGAATTCATTAGTATTAGTGTTTGAGATCTTTTGCACTATTACATGTATTTAGTGTGGATTTAAAGGTCTGTTTTGAGTCATTTGACATATATTGTGATTTCTTATGGTTTCTTTAATGCTATGAACTGCAGTTCAAAGGATATCCTTATGCGAGTTGTGGCACAAAACCTGTCTCCTGAACTTACTCCGGTGGAAAAGGTTCagttcttgattttttttttttgatgtaCAGTATAGTCTTCGTTATTTACCCTCCACTGATGTTTACAGGAGATATTAACCTTCATTTGAAATTGTGTGTATATTAAACTGAGCTTTAACTCTATTGTGCATATGTACATTGGTAAATAATATATGCTTAgcatttatataaaattcttgTGCTTGacaattttcataaatagtTTTGTTATCTGTGGAGGAATATCTTGATATTGTTTTCAAGAGTATTCCAGTGGTTATCCTTTGTTTCTTTACATATATGTTGTAATAGTGGCTATCCAGAATTTAATTGCATGTTTTCAGTAACCTCTTTTTAGTGGTGTCTGAGTTTTGATTGTTAATTGTAGTTACTCCTATAGCTTTACTTTGGACAGTTACAGTGGTTTATGTTGCATggaatgattaaattaatttggaacatgaaaattttttggTTCTTTTAAGTTCTAATTCTTTCGAAAGG
The window above is part of the Gossypium raimondii isolate GPD5lz chromosome 9, ASM2569854v1, whole genome shotgun sequence genome. Proteins encoded here:
- the LOC105798074 gene encoding CBS domain-containing protein CBSCBSPB3 isoform X1, whose translation is MSSQTVPPASTTRRDSQKRRSNSTKKSHSFNHAKPMSPSSIPGERTVKKLRLSKALTIPEGTTVSEACRRMAARRVNAVLLTDSNALLSGIVTDKDVATRVIGEGLKPEQTVVSKIMTPSPIFVSADSLAIEALQKMVQGKFRHLPVVENGEVIAMLDITKCLYDAISRMEKAVEQGNAIASSVDQNGSKGSASHAFMETLRERMFKPSLSSIIAENSDVAVVSSSDPVCVAAKKMRDLRVNSVVTVTGNKIQGILTSKDILMRVVAQNLSPELTPVEKVMTPNPECVTVETTILDALHLMHDGKFLHLPVLDKDGNVAACLDVLDITHAAISMVESSSGVALNEVSSTMMQKFWDSALALDPPGDYDTHSEMSAVMALDGADAGKLSPHHSLGHGNSFSFKFEDLKGRLHRFSFGTENLNELLSAVMQRTASSNDNRHPQLLYKDDEGDKVLLTNDTDLVAAVNSARSIGKKVLRLHLDFSESAEQLQSEPIASAKRSSAGVPLHLGLLAGTVVLTSIGVLVYLKRSEL
- the LOC105798074 gene encoding CBS domain-containing protein CBSCBSPB3 isoform X2, whose translation is MSSQTVPPASTTRRDSQKRRSNSTKKSHSFNHAKPMSPSSIPGERTVKKLRLSKALTIPEGTTVSEACRRMAARRVNAVLLTDSNALLSGIVTDKDVATRVIGEGLKPEQTVVSKIMTPSPIFVSADSLAIEALQKMVQGKFRHLPVVENGEVIAMLDITKCLYDAISRMEKAVEQGNAIASSVDQNGSKASHAFMETLRERMFKPSLSSIIAENSDVAVVSSSDPVCVAAKKMRDLRVNSVVTVTGNKIQGILTSKDILMRVVAQNLSPELTPVEKVMTPNPECVTVETTILDALHLMHDGKFLHLPVLDKDGNVAACLDVLDITHAAISMVESSSGVALNEVSSTMMQKFWDSALALDPPGDYDTHSEMSAVMALDGADAGKLSPHHSLGHGNSFSFKFEDLKGRLHRFSFGTENLNELLSAVMQRTASSNDNRHPQLLYKDDEGDKVLLTNDTDLVAAVNSARSIGKKVLRLHLDFSESAEQLQSEPIASAKRSSAGVPLHLGLLAGTVVLTSIGVLVYLKRSEL
- the LOC105798074 gene encoding CBS domain-containing protein CBSCBSPB3 isoform X3, which translates into the protein MSSQTVPPASTTRRDSQKRRSNSTKKSHSFNHAKPMSPSSIPGERTVKKLRLSKALTIPEGTTVSEACRRMAARRVNAVLLTDSNALLSGIVTDKDVATRVIGEGLKPEQTVVSKIMTPSPIFVSADSLAIEALQKMVQGKFRHLPVVENGEVIAMLDITKCLYDAISRMEKAVEQGNAIASSVDQNGTSHAFMETLRERMFKPSLSSIIAENSDVAVVSSSDPVCVAAKKMRDLRVNSVVTVTGNKIQGILTSKDILMRVVAQNLSPELTPVEKVMTPNPECVTVETTILDALHLMHDGKFLHLPVLDKDGNVAACLDVLDITHAAISMVESSSGVALNEVSSTMMQKFWDSALALDPPGDYDTHSEMSAVMALDGADAGKLSPHHSLGHGNSFSFKFEDLKGRLHRFSFGTENLNELLSAVMQRTASSNDNRHPQLLYKDDEGDKVLLTNDTDLVAAVNSARSIGKKVLRLHLDFSESAEQLQSEPIASAKRSSAGVPLHLGLLAGTVVLTSIGVLVYLKRSEL